The sequence TCCAGCTGGGTCGCGTCGAGGCGTAAGTCGCTCATATCCCAGTATTGGTGCGTCCCGGAGAAAAGTTCGTGGGTCACCCGGACTCGAACCGGTTGCCGTCGACCTCGAGCGTCTACCCGGCCGACCGATGTGTGGTAATTCGTCGCACGATCGAGGCAGACGTTTCGCCCACCCCAACGATTATGTAGTGTGCTGCACGTTCACACACGTATGGCATCCTCACCCAACGGTGCCGGTGACGACGTGTTCGATCAATTCCTCGCGGATCGCGGTCATGCGGTAGAACGTGTCGGGTGGGAACGAGAGTATAACAAGAAACAGTGTCCAGAATGCGGCGGGCTTCACGACCCGTCCGCGAGCGCCTGTACCGTCTGCGGCTGGGAACCGACGGTCTGATCCTCTGGCGGAGGCCGCCGTCCCTGCGTCCTCCTGTCTCGTTCGACGACCGCAGACCAGCAGGACTCGACGCGCATCGGACCAGTCGACGGTGCGACCCAGCCACTCCCGCCCAGCGTCTCCCCCTCTCGACGCTGACTACGAACGGTAATTTCTCCAACCAGTCGGGCCATAATTAGAAGATGCGATACGGTACAATTATTATCGCTCACGCCAAGCGTTCAGTGAGTACGACCATGCCGGAATGTCAAAATTGCGGTGCATTCGTGACGGACGCCTACGCTCGAGTCTTCACCCCTCGTGGCGTCGACGATCCGCGCGTCTGCCCGGAGTGTGAAGACAAGATTCGTGACGGTTCCCAGATTCGTGCCGCCCGCTCGCCGCGAAACACGTAACCGAGGCTTTCAGATCGTTTTCCCCCTGTGGTTCCGAAAATTACTGCCGCTCGCTCTTCGCCGGCCACCCACCGGTCAGGTCGCTTACCGGTACTCGAGCGTGGCCGTTCCAGCGAAGACAACCCACGTCACTTATAGGTCTCGCCCGCCTGAACAGGGACAATGGCTCCCACCGAGACGAAGGTGACCCGGTTGTTCGGCGGTCCGGGTAGCGGGAAGACGACCGCCCTCCTCGATCACGTCGAAGACATTCTAGACCAAGATGGCGTCACCTTTCGGGACATCCTCGTCGTCTCGTACACGCGCGCCGCAGCACAGGAGGTTCGCGAGCGTCTCGCCGACCGACTCGACGAATCGCCCCGTGCACTCCAGGGCAACGTCTGTACGATGCACGCGAAGGCCTACGATCTGCTCGATCTCTCTCGTGGCGACGTCATCGGCGAAAAGGACAAAGAGGAGTTCTGTGAGGACTACGGCCTCGAGTTCGAAGACGAGTACTCCGGCGCCGGCCGGCGTACCGCTCGCTCGACGACCATCGGGAACAAGATCATCGCCACGAGCCAGTGGCTCCAGCGAACCCGCCGGGACGTCGCCGACTGGTACGACGTCCCCTTCCAGTGGGACGTCGAGGAGGTTCGCCTCCCGCCGGAGATCGATCCGAACGCTCAGGAGGGCAACAAGTACACGCCCACCTGGCCCAGCGACGACGACCGGATCGACGTCCCCGAGGCGATCCGTGCCTGGCGTTCCTACAAGGGCGAACAGGGCAAGATCGGCTTCGCGGACATGTTAGAGCGCGTCAGACAGCGCTCGCTCGTTCCGAACGTCGAGTACCTCGTGATCGACGAATTCCAGGACATCACCACGCTCCAGTACGACGTCTATCAGGAGTGGAAACCCTACGTGACGGAGGTCCTGATCGCCGGTGACGACGACCAGGTCGTCTACTCCTGGCAGGGTGCAGACCCCGCCTTGCTGCTCGAGGAAGACGTCGACGAAGACGTGATTCTCCCGAACTCCTACCGGCTGCCATCGAACGTCCTCAACGCGGTGAACAAGGAGATCCGTCACATCGAACAGCGTCAGGACAAGGACCTCAACCCGCGCAAGGAAGGCGGCAGCGTCGAGGCCAAGCGCAACGGCTCGATGCTCGACGTCGTCCGGATGGTTCGCCGAACGCTCGTCGAAGGCGACGGCACCATCATGGTACTGTTCCGTGCGCGCTACCAGATGTTCCAGTTCATCGATGAATTCATCACCGAGGGGGTGCCGTTCACCTCGCTGACCGACCAGCGGATGTGGACCGATCGGCTCACCGACTACGTCCGCGCCGTCGAGGCCATCGACGCCGGCAAGGACGTCACCGG is a genomic window of Natrarchaeobaculum aegyptiacum containing:
- a CDS encoding DUF7563 family protein; this encodes MPECQNCGAFVTDAYARVFTPRGVDDPRVCPECEDKIRDGSQIRAARSPRNT
- a CDS encoding UvrD-helicase domain-containing protein gives rise to the protein MAPTETKVTRLFGGPGSGKTTALLDHVEDILDQDGVTFRDILVVSYTRAAAQEVRERLADRLDESPRALQGNVCTMHAKAYDLLDLSRGDVIGEKDKEEFCEDYGLEFEDEYSGAGRRTARSTTIGNKIIATSQWLQRTRRDVADWYDVPFQWDVEEVRLPPEIDPNAQEGNKYTPTWPSDDDRIDVPEAIRAWRSYKGEQGKIGFADMLERVRQRSLVPNVEYLVIDEFQDITTLQYDVYQEWKPYVTEVLIAGDDDQVVYSWQGADPALLLEEDVDEDVILPNSYRLPSNVLNAVNKEIRHIEQRQDKDLNPRKEGGSVEAKRNGSMLDVVRMVRRTLVEGDGTIMVLFRARYQMFQFIDEFITEGVPFTSLTDQRMWTDRLTDYVRAVEAIDAGKDVTGLQARRLADMLQESAFGTGERDDLFDEIDERQEDAGIDDLEELMIPGDVIEDLVPFMPTPASAADMVRKVTSFQKKSIRSYFAIGEYQGMDTDRVRVGTIHSAKGREADHVFVATDLTEKVVEQMVATVDDPEDVPGIEEFTKTTSPVPVLTDNERRVFYVGMSRARERLVLLENLVDGAPTLPIDVLLENEPVDATVEELVEAAQEPIEDAETEEVEAEAP
- a CDS encoding HVO_0416 family zinc finger protein, whose protein sequence is MASSPNGAGDDVFDQFLADRGHAVERVGWEREYNKKQCPECGGLHDPSASACTVCGWEPTV